In a genomic window of Dyadobacter fermentans DSM 18053:
- a CDS encoding LacI family DNA-binding transcriptional regulator: protein MEKEITIYDLAKILAISPATVSRALNDHPAINAKTKSLIAEKAAELGYRSNTFASHLRTRKTNTFGVIVPRLNSNFMSTVLAGMEEVANNFGYNLLISQSLESEIKEQANARTMFNSRVDGLLVSVAYDTESFEHFSTFISRNIPVLFFDRVMDHPQCGTVVIDNEQAGYDATSHLLDQGCRRIMHVTGDTRRNVYAHRLEGFKRALAGQNLPLDNQLILQTDLSQEAGRMVAAQIDQMQEKPDGLFIANDLCAAVCMQALKEMGHLVAADIAIVGFNNDPVSQVVSPQLTTVYYPGYQMGKTAMTTMIGQLTGTKSPDNSEAIILRSELIIRRSSIRVGDF, encoded by the coding sequence ATGGAAAAGGAAATTACCATTTACGACCTCGCAAAAATACTCGCGATTTCTCCTGCGACCGTGAGCAGGGCATTGAACGACCATCCGGCAATTAACGCTAAAACCAAGTCGCTCATTGCGGAGAAGGCCGCCGAGCTGGGTTATCGGTCCAATACGTTCGCGAGCCATTTGCGGACCCGCAAAACCAACACTTTTGGCGTGATTGTGCCGCGGCTGAACAGTAATTTTATGTCCACGGTGCTCGCAGGAATGGAAGAAGTTGCGAATAATTTTGGGTATAACCTGTTGATAAGCCAGTCGTTAGAATCGGAAATAAAGGAGCAGGCGAATGCCAGAACGATGTTTAACAGCCGGGTGGACGGTTTGCTCGTGTCCGTGGCTTACGACACAGAATCTTTCGAACACTTTTCCACATTCATCAGTCGGAACATCCCGGTATTGTTTTTCGACCGGGTAATGGACCACCCGCAATGCGGCACGGTGGTCATCGACAACGAGCAGGCCGGCTACGACGCAACCAGCCATTTGCTGGATCAGGGCTGCCGGAGGATCATGCACGTCACCGGTGACACGCGAAGAAATGTGTACGCGCACCGGCTGGAAGGCTTCAAACGCGCGTTAGCTGGACAAAACCTGCCGTTAGATAATCAGTTAATTTTACAAACCGACCTCAGCCAGGAAGCCGGCCGGATGGTGGCGGCGCAAATCGACCAGATGCAGGAAAAGCCCGACGGCCTGTTCATCGCCAACGACCTCTGCGCGGCTGTTTGTATGCAAGCCTTGAAGGAGATGGGCCATCTCGTTGCTGCCGATATTGCCATCGTCGGTTTCAACAACGACCCGGTTTCACAAGTGGTATCGCCCCAGCTCACCACGGTTTATTACCCCGGCTATCAAATGGGCAAAACCGCCATGACCACAATGATCGGCCAACTAACTGGAACCAAATCACCAGATAATTCAGAAGCGATTATCCTACGCTCGGAACTGATTATCAGAAGGTCGTCGATTCGAGTGGGGGATTTCTAA
- a CDS encoding Uma2 family endonuclease — protein sequence MEAVAEKLYSLEEYFAFCETHEGRFEFVNGEIIEMPGETTTSNRIASNVHFHLRGILEGRPYELYQNSVKLKVEDGRVVRIPDFMVCEEKGDAIKYTTFPILIVEVLSESTAKTDRIDKLREYSHEPSLIYYLMIEQAKCGIEMYTRDGDHLCFEFYDKMEDVIKLPYFNAELPVSAIYKKIVF from the coding sequence ATGGAAGCTGTGGCTGAAAAACTCTATTCGCTGGAAGAATACTTCGCCTTTTGTGAAACGCACGAAGGCCGGTTCGAATTCGTCAACGGGGAAATCATAGAGATGCCAGGAGAAACAACTACTTCCAATCGTATTGCTAGCAATGTCCACTTCCACCTGCGAGGGATTTTGGAGGGACGCCCTTACGAGCTTTACCAAAATTCCGTGAAATTGAAAGTCGAGGACGGAAGAGTGGTCCGTATCCCGGATTTTATGGTCTGTGAGGAAAAGGGCGATGCCATTAAATACACTACTTTCCCGATCCTGATAGTGGAAGTATTATCTGAAAGTACAGCCAAAACCGATCGCATTGATAAGCTTCGTGAATATTCCCACGAGCCATCGCTCATCTATTACCTGATGATCGAACAAGCCAAATGTGGCATCGAAATGTACACCCGTGATGGAGACCACTTGTGTTTTGAGTTTTATGATAAAATGGAGGATGTGATCAAACTGCCGTATTTCAATGCTGAACTGCCGGTGAGTGCTATTTATAAAAAGATTGTTTTTTAG
- a CDS encoding ThuA domain-containing protein produces MRKYIQLRKTLLCLLFVGLGWPVSTHAQKIKWNKVRILVYTKNGKGYVHDNIANSKTAILALGKQNGFAVDTTSDPSKFTDENLKQYDCLVFSNTNNDVFDTDAQRVALMRYIQAGGNFVGLHSASGTERKWRWFKDLLGGTFFWHEPGQSFSVKILDPKNPSLAHLGKTWPRQTDEFYFIKELGVNLNVLAVNDHSTIQKPAGKALDTFGDVFPSVWWHEYDGGRSFYTSLGHQKEDYEKEDLRQHILGAIEWAIGPQKPRNYSKAYATSPQDAVRNTIPALSK; encoded by the coding sequence ATGAGAAAATACATTCAATTAAGAAAAACCCTGCTCTGCCTGCTCTTCGTCGGGCTGGGGTGGCCGGTGAGCACACACGCGCAAAAAATTAAATGGAACAAGGTCAGGATCCTCGTTTACACGAAAAACGGAAAGGGTTACGTGCATGACAACATCGCCAATTCCAAAACGGCGATCCTGGCTTTGGGAAAACAAAATGGCTTTGCCGTAGACACTACTTCCGACCCTTCGAAGTTTACGGACGAGAACCTGAAACAATACGACTGCCTCGTTTTTTCCAATACTAACAACGATGTGTTCGATACCGATGCGCAGCGGGTTGCGCTGATGCGGTATATTCAGGCAGGCGGCAACTTTGTGGGGCTGCATTCGGCGTCCGGCACGGAGCGTAAGTGGCGCTGGTTCAAAGACTTGCTGGGAGGCACATTCTTCTGGCACGAGCCCGGACAGAGTTTTTCCGTAAAAATCCTTGACCCGAAAAACCCTTCACTGGCGCATTTGGGCAAGACTTGGCCGCGGCAGACCGATGAATTTTACTTTATTAAAGAACTGGGCGTTAATCTGAATGTGCTGGCGGTTAACGACCACTCGACCATCCAAAAACCGGCCGGCAAAGCGCTGGATACTTTTGGAGACGTGTTTCCGTCGGTTTGGTGGCATGAGTACGACGGCGGACGGTCGTTCTACACCTCGCTCGGCCATCAGAAAGAAGACTATGAAAAAGAGGATCTGCGCCAGCACATTCTCGGAGCCATCGAATGGGCCATCGGGCCGCAGAAACCGCGGAATTACAGCAAAGCTTATGCAACCTCTCCGCAGGATGCCGTGCGAAACACGATTCCTGCGCTTTCAAAATAA
- a CDS encoding helix-turn-helix domain-containing protein: protein MTLLSIGSKVDLLGRAIRTVRKERNLTQEQLGELVGVQKAQISKLENGNNSATIDTILKVFSALKAEIQFNITVDQQTLTIR from the coding sequence GTGACACTTTTGAGCATCGGCTCAAAAGTGGACCTGCTCGGGCGCGCTATCCGGACCGTTCGGAAAGAACGTAATCTTACACAAGAGCAACTTGGAGAGCTGGTCGGAGTGCAAAAAGCACAGATATCTAAACTCGAAAACGGCAACAACAGTGCGACGATCGACACGATACTGAAAGTTTTCAGTGCATTAAAAGCAGAAATACAGTTCAATATCACCGTTGATCAACAAACGTTGACCATTCGATAA
- a CDS encoding AraC family transcriptional regulator, which yields MKAPIHKNIESQVRTVTVHELKEPHFDPNWHFHPHYQLFTVLEGTGKRLIGDSIQTFGPGDTVFLGPDVPHLWRSDPAYFEAGSSLMTHGIVLYFQEDFLGKDFLEKPEMLGLRQLLADSKRGICYKGELSEHIREQLISLTSVEGFKGILQLLTLLDKLAHDNSGEFISSYGYVNNFKVSETERMQKVHNYVLQHFFQEIRLSDVASLAGMTEAAFCRYFKARSNKTFIDFVNEIRIGHACKLLLEDKWTIAQIAYDSGFDSLSNFNRNFKKYIGHTPREYKGNY from the coding sequence ATGAAAGCACCCATCCATAAAAACATCGAGAGCCAGGTCCGTACGGTAACGGTCCACGAGCTGAAAGAGCCCCATTTCGATCCCAATTGGCATTTTCACCCGCATTACCAATTATTTACCGTTCTAGAGGGAACTGGCAAACGGTTAATTGGCGATTCCATCCAAACGTTCGGTCCGGGTGATACGGTGTTCCTTGGGCCCGATGTGCCCCACCTGTGGCGCAGCGATCCCGCCTATTTCGAAGCGGGCTCGTCGCTGATGACCCACGGCATCGTGCTTTATTTTCAGGAAGATTTTTTAGGGAAAGACTTTCTCGAAAAGCCCGAAATGCTCGGGCTGCGCCAGCTGCTCGCCGATTCCAAGCGGGGCATCTGCTATAAAGGCGAGCTCTCGGAGCACATCCGCGAACAACTGATCTCGCTCACCAGCGTCGAAGGCTTCAAAGGCATTCTCCAACTGCTGACACTCCTCGACAAACTCGCCCACGACAACTCGGGTGAATTCATTTCGAGCTATGGCTATGTGAACAACTTCAAGGTTTCTGAAACCGAGCGGATGCAAAAGGTGCATAACTACGTGCTACAACACTTTTTCCAGGAAATACGCCTCAGCGACGTCGCCTCCCTTGCCGGCATGACCGAAGCCGCATTCTGCCGCTATTTCAAAGCCCGCTCGAACAAAACCTTCATCGATTTCGTCAACGAAATCCGCATCGGCCACGCCTGCAAGCTTCTCCTCGAAGACAAATGGACCATCGCCCAAATCGCCTACGACAGCGGTTTTGACTCGTTATCGAACTTTAACCGGAATTTTAAAAAGTATATCGGGCACACGCCTAGGGAGTATAAGGGGAATTACTAA
- a CDS encoding DUF3748 domain-containing protein, whose translation MKLVSIPVLTFLTFLCMLRTQTSHCQKQITHDLTYHHDLDNNDNFSPDGKWLVYDTRTDDGGIAESARIERVNIETGEKQVLFDIPNNAIWGPGAGAVSYHPKENAVIFIHGLANCTKENPYQQWRRTGVAVIDSEPNVPIYIDARDVIPPYTQGALRGGTHRHEWSGDGQWIGFTYNDAVLKKLEDSTGQKRNLRTIGVSRNIGATINVNKNQESVAGEWFSAIIVRVVPNPVAGSDEISHAANDSWVGLYGYWNKEEGQPKIARGFLGTVRNKLGQDVPEVYIVDIPDDISMPGPLGPLEGTATDFPMPPKGTVQRRLTFTAETKYPGCAGIVRSSPDGSQLAFLAKDAKGVSQIFTISPLGGKPRQVTECTSDVTGNLRWHPDGKHVSYVYEGSIVLCEVGDGPFRERIQVLTEPSEFATSNLVWSPDGKVLAFNRLVKNDTGKAMQQVFILKLEGN comes from the coding sequence ATGAAACTTGTTTCAATCCCGGTTTTAACATTTTTAACATTTCTTTGTATGCTACGCACACAAACATCACATTGCCAAAAACAGATCACGCATGACTTAACCTACCACCACGATCTCGACAACAACGATAATTTTTCGCCAGACGGCAAATGGCTTGTATACGACACAAGGACAGACGACGGAGGTATCGCAGAATCGGCGCGGATAGAACGCGTAAATATTGAAACAGGAGAGAAACAAGTACTTTTTGATATTCCAAACAATGCAATTTGGGGTCCCGGAGCGGGAGCAGTGAGTTACCATCCAAAAGAAAATGCTGTGATATTTATTCATGGCCTCGCCAACTGTACTAAGGAAAATCCCTACCAACAATGGCGGCGCACAGGAGTGGCGGTTATTGACTCTGAACCAAATGTCCCTATTTATATAGATGCGCGTGACGTAATTCCACCGTACACCCAAGGTGCGCTACGTGGGGGCACACATAGGCACGAATGGAGTGGCGACGGCCAATGGATCGGATTTACCTACAATGATGCCGTCTTAAAAAAATTAGAAGATTCTACTGGACAAAAACGCAATCTAAGAACAATCGGAGTTTCAAGAAATATTGGTGCTACTATTAATGTCAACAAAAATCAAGAAAGCGTTGCGGGAGAATGGTTTAGTGCAATTATTGTACGAGTTGTACCAAATCCGGTCGCAGGTAGCGACGAAATCAGTCACGCAGCAAACGATAGCTGGGTCGGTTTATATGGTTATTGGAATAAGGAAGAAGGACAACCAAAGATAGCACGGGGATTCTTGGGAACGGTAAGAAATAAATTAGGCCAAGATGTCCCGGAAGTATATATAGTAGACATTCCCGATGATATTAGTATGCCCGGCCCGCTAGGACCATTGGAGGGGACCGCTACTGACTTCCCAATGCCTCCAAAGGGCACCGTTCAGCGTCGGCTTACATTTACTGCCGAAACAAAATATCCAGGTTGTGCAGGCATTGTTCGCTCTTCGCCGGATGGTAGCCAGCTTGCCTTCTTAGCCAAAGATGCCAAAGGTGTCAGTCAAATATTCACCATTTCGCCCCTCGGAGGCAAGCCGCGGCAAGTGACCGAATGCACCTCCGACGTTACCGGCAATCTCCGCTGGCATCCGGACGGGAAGCATGTCAGTTATGTTTATGAAGGTAGCATTGTACTTTGCGAGGTTGGCGACGGACCTTTTCGGGAAAGAATTCAGGTACTAACCGAGCCTTCGGAATTTGCTACCAGCAACCTGGTATGGTCACCGGACGGGAAAGTGCTGGCGTTCAACCGGCTGGTTAAAAATGATACGGGTAAAGCGATGCAGCAGGTGTTTATATTAAAATTGGAAGGAAACTAA
- a CDS encoding META domain-containing protein, with the protein MELTGKWQLDSIVQEDVIIKKPATTKGVMDIGLNFKEKGELEGTTSTNILTGFYETAQQNTIQLGGGGTERAETSWGNLFVNALPNVNLYDLKANKLILYYDNGNQLIFSRVQ; encoded by the coding sequence ATGGAGTTGACCGGCAAATGGCAATTGGACAGCATTGTGCAGGAGGATGTAATCATCAAAAAACCAGCCACCACAAAAGGCGTGATGGACATAGGCCTCAACTTTAAAGAAAAAGGCGAGCTGGAAGGGACTACTTCCACCAATATCCTCACAGGATTTTACGAAACCGCTCAGCAGAATACGATCCAGCTCGGCGGTGGCGGCACCGAACGCGCAGAAACATCCTGGGGCAACCTGTTTGTGAATGCGTTGCCGAATGTAAACCTGTACGATTTGAAAGCGAACAAGCTGATCCTGTATTACGACAATGGCAACCAGCTCATTTTCAGCCGGGTGCAGTAA
- a CDS encoding Gfo/Idh/MocA family protein: MRDHKEQNQDRRSFLKATAKGTAGIIAASMFPAIVPASVFGKNAPSNRINIGQIGFGRIGSTHDLPEVIKNEAAHVIAVADLDKNRLAKGKEWIERKYAERTGKEKYLEVKTYDDYHEILGRKDIDAVIISTPDHWHAQPAMEAAVAGKHIYMQKPTSLTIREGRQMADMIKKKGVIFQLGSQQRSVNPWPQFKRTCELVRNGRIGKLKKVYVGLPGDPAGGNTAQMPVPSNLNYDMWLGSTPEVYYTLDRVHSQTDINDRPGWLRLEQFGAGMITGWGSHHIDIAHWGMDTELTGPIEIEGKATFPAKGSGLWDVHGDFLVNALYENGVQMEIGGTNPNGVKFEGTDGWIFVSRGNVGVTASDPVAAQSAKENKAFYASDPKILGSVIGEKEIHLYESPEQHQNWIESIQSGKQTISHAEIAHRSCTACLLAHTAMKLGRKVKWDPKKEQFINDKEATAMLSRPQRGKYGTNNVKG, encoded by the coding sequence ATGAGAGATCACAAGGAACAAAATCAGGACAGAAGGTCATTTTTGAAAGCTACGGCGAAAGGGACGGCAGGCATTATCGCGGCTTCGATGTTCCCGGCCATCGTTCCGGCATCCGTTTTTGGCAAAAATGCCCCTAGCAACAGAATTAACATCGGCCAGATCGGCTTCGGCCGCATCGGCTCCACGCACGACTTGCCGGAAGTGATCAAAAATGAAGCTGCACACGTGATCGCCGTGGCTGATCTGGACAAAAACCGGTTGGCAAAAGGTAAGGAATGGATCGAGCGAAAATATGCCGAACGCACGGGGAAAGAGAAATATCTTGAGGTCAAAACTTACGACGATTACCATGAAATATTAGGCCGCAAGGATATCGACGCGGTCATCATCAGCACGCCCGACCACTGGCACGCGCAGCCTGCCATGGAAGCCGCGGTGGCCGGCAAGCACATTTACATGCAAAAACCGACCTCCCTCACGATCCGCGAAGGCCGCCAGATGGCCGATATGATCAAAAAGAAAGGGGTGATATTCCAATTAGGCAGCCAGCAGCGCTCGGTGAATCCGTGGCCGCAGTTCAAACGGACTTGCGAGCTGGTGCGGAACGGCCGGATCGGCAAGCTGAAAAAAGTGTATGTGGGCCTTCCGGGTGATCCTGCGGGTGGAAATACAGCACAAATGCCCGTACCGTCCAACCTGAACTACGATATGTGGCTCGGCTCGACGCCCGAGGTTTACTACACGCTCGACCGCGTGCATTCGCAAACGGACATCAACGACCGTCCGGGCTGGCTGCGTCTCGAACAATTCGGGGCGGGGATGATCACCGGCTGGGGCTCCCACCACATCGACATTGCGCATTGGGGCATGGATACCGAGCTTACTGGCCCTATCGAGATCGAAGGCAAAGCCACATTCCCCGCAAAAGGTTCTGGACTTTGGGACGTGCATGGCGATTTCCTCGTAAATGCATTATATGAAAATGGAGTACAGATGGAGATCGGCGGTACCAACCCGAATGGCGTCAAGTTCGAAGGAACCGACGGCTGGATATTCGTTTCACGCGGCAATGTGGGCGTAACTGCCTCCGACCCGGTTGCTGCCCAAAGCGCAAAAGAAAACAAGGCATTCTACGCCAGCGACCCGAAAATCCTCGGCTCTGTAATCGGCGAAAAAGAAATCCACCTTTACGAAAGTCCCGAACAGCACCAGAACTGGATCGAAAGCATCCAAAGCGGCAAGCAGACGATCAGCCACGCCGAAATCGCGCACCGCTCCTGCACCGCCTGCCTCCTCGCCCACACGGCCATGAAACTGGGCCGCAAAGTGAAATGGGACCCGAAAAAGGAGCAGTTCATTAATGACAAAGAAGCGACAGCAATGCTCTCACGGCCGCAACGCGGGAAGTATGGGACTAATAATGTGAAGGGTTGA
- a CDS encoding SDR family NAD(P)-dependent oxidoreductase, whose product MSVSNQHHSETGLNAFSLQGKIALVTGGGSGIGFYIAQCLAQAGARLVITGRREDVLKEALPRLGPDAHYFVNDVTDLKSIPALIEAIEKEVGEIDILVNNAGINMKKHAVEVTDEDFDRIVQTNLHAVFSITRECGKRMVERRRGTILMITSMAALYGIDRVVAYTASKSAVGGMVKALTTEFSPYNVRVNAIAPGFIETPMMLTAMNGDPSRRDKAMDRTPMGTWGKPDDIGWAAVFLSSEAAKFITGVTLPVDGGNSIGF is encoded by the coding sequence ATGTCTGTTAGTAACCAGCACCATTCAGAAACCGGCTTGAATGCCTTCTCGCTCCAAGGCAAAATCGCCCTCGTAACCGGCGGCGGGAGCGGCATCGGCTTTTACATTGCACAATGCCTAGCGCAAGCGGGCGCCAGGCTCGTCATCACCGGCCGCCGTGAGGATGTTTTAAAAGAAGCATTGCCCCGACTTGGCCCCGACGCGCATTACTTTGTAAATGACGTGACGGACCTGAAATCCATCCCGGCACTGATCGAGGCGATCGAAAAGGAGGTCGGGGAGATTGATATTCTGGTCAACAATGCGGGTATCAATATGAAAAAGCACGCCGTGGAAGTTACCGACGAGGACTTCGACCGCATTGTGCAAACCAACCTGCACGCTGTTTTTTCGATCACCCGCGAATGCGGCAAGCGCATGGTGGAACGCAGGCGCGGCACTATCCTGATGATCACGTCAATGGCTGCATTATACGGTATCGACCGCGTAGTGGCCTACACCGCATCCAAATCGGCTGTGGGCGGGATGGTGAAGGCATTAACGACCGAGTTCTCGCCTTATAATGTCCGCGTAAACGCCATTGCGCCGGGTTTTATCGAAACACCGATGATGCTCACCGCCATGAACGGCGACCCGTCGCGCCGCGATAAAGCGATGGACCGCACGCCGATGGGAACCTGGGGCAAGCCAGACGATATCGGCTGGGCGGCCGTGTTCCTCAGCTCGGAAGCCGCGAAGTTCATTACGGGTGTTACCCTGCCGGTGGACGGAGGAAATTCCATCGGATTTTAG
- the uxuA gene encoding mannonate dehydratase, which translates to MIQTMRWFGPNDPVSLMDIRQAGCSGVVTALHQVPVGDVWTPEAIQERIALVEAGNDRHTALKWLVVESLPVHEHIKKGLFSREQYIANYQESLRNLAAAGIRTICYNFMPVLDWSRTDLTYTYPEGHKTLRFVWEDFALFDLYILQRPGAEEDYDEQVRESARQKLQRMSPAEIQLLTNTVLLGLPGSEEAFELANFQELLNAYSEISDKELRENLYYFVQQVAPVAQEVGINLCIHPDDPPRPLLGLPRVVSTEADFAQLMSACDVRANGITFCTGSLGVRADNDLPGIIRRFGDRIHFVHLRTTRREAEDQRNFHEAPHLDGDVDMYEVVKALHQEELRRKSGDYPDALLPMRPDHGFQMLDDLHKKTYPGYSMIGRLKALAELRGLEMSIARSVTEF; encoded by the coding sequence ATGATTCAAACCATGCGCTGGTTCGGCCCGAATGATCCGGTTTCGCTGATGGATATCCGGCAGGCGGGATGCAGTGGCGTCGTTACGGCGCTCCATCAGGTGCCCGTGGGCGACGTTTGGACACCAGAAGCCATTCAGGAAAGAATCGCGTTGGTAGAAGCGGGTAATGACCGGCATACGGCATTGAAATGGCTCGTCGTGGAAAGCCTGCCTGTGCATGAGCACATAAAAAAAGGCCTGTTTTCCCGCGAGCAATACATTGCAAATTACCAGGAATCGCTGCGGAACCTGGCGGCGGCGGGTATCCGGACGATTTGCTACAACTTTATGCCGGTCCTCGACTGGTCGCGCACGGATTTGACCTACACCTATCCCGAAGGCCACAAAACGCTGCGGTTCGTGTGGGAGGACTTTGCGCTGTTCGACCTTTACATTCTGCAACGCCCCGGCGCGGAGGAGGATTACGACGAACAAGTGCGCGAATCCGCTCGCCAGAAGCTGCAACGCATGTCGCCCGCCGAAATCCAGCTTCTCACAAACACCGTCTTGCTGGGCCTCCCCGGCTCTGAAGAAGCTTTTGAACTCGCTAATTTCCAGGAACTTCTGAATGCATATAGTGAGATCAGCGACAAAGAACTGAGAGAAAACCTCTACTATTTCGTACAACAAGTGGCGCCGGTGGCGCAGGAAGTGGGCATTAACCTCTGTATTCATCCCGACGACCCGCCCCGACCATTGCTGGGCCTGCCCCGGGTAGTGAGTACCGAGGCTGATTTCGCGCAGCTGATGAGTGCTTGTGACGTCCGCGCAAACGGCATCACTTTCTGTACCGGATCACTGGGCGTAAGGGCGGATAATGACTTGCCTGGGATAATCCGGCGGTTTGGAGATCGCATTCATTTCGTACACCTGCGGACCACCCGGCGAGAAGCCGAGGACCAGCGTAATTTCCACGAGGCGCCGCATTTGGACGGCGATGTGGACATGTACGAGGTGGTTAAGGCCCTCCATCAGGAGGAATTGCGCCGCAAATCCGGCGATTATCCCGATGCTTTGCTACCCATGCGCCCCGATCACGGCTTCCAGATGCTCGATGATCTGCACAAAAAGACGTATCCGGGCTATTCCATGATCGGCCGGCTCAAAGCGCTCGCCGAGCTGCGCGGGCTGGAAATGAGCATTGCACGTTCGGTAACCGAGTTTTAG
- a CDS encoding polysaccharide deacetylase family protein — MKTYLLFINLLLLIMQETSAQQTYAEKLGWPKGAKVIIFHVDDAGMSHYSNEGAKKSIQNGIATSCSIMMPCPWAASFAKYALANPGMDAGLHLTLTSEWKDYRWPPLNGIAHSEGLVDDEGCMWHTVEDVIRHASPDVVEQEIRAQLSRALKLGLKPTHMDSHMGTLFAHIPYLERYIKVGAEYGIPVMFPGGNNQLLKECLNNPLIKKLKAEGKWKEGMELPEPEITKRSGEFGQKIWAAGLPVLDDLHTISGDWKPEGDDVTPAEWGKYKAQKFIETIRKMQPGVAMMIVHSSDVTDDFKHISASGGSRYADMLSMLDPELKSFIRSEGIILTTWKELMERRKKVN, encoded by the coding sequence ATGAAAACCTATCTTTTGTTCATCAACCTGCTATTACTGATCATGCAAGAAACATCAGCACAACAGACCTACGCCGAAAAACTCGGCTGGCCGAAAGGCGCGAAGGTCATCATATTCCACGTGGACGACGCGGGAATGTCGCATTACTCGAATGAAGGCGCTAAAAAATCGATACAGAACGGCATCGCGACCTCGTGCAGCATCATGATGCCCTGCCCCTGGGCCGCGAGTTTTGCCAAATATGCCCTGGCTAATCCGGGTATGGACGCGGGCCTGCACCTGACGCTCACCTCCGAATGGAAAGACTACCGCTGGCCGCCGTTGAACGGCATTGCGCATTCGGAAGGACTGGTGGACGACGAAGGCTGCATGTGGCACACCGTGGAAGATGTAATCCGGCACGCGAGCCCGGATGTGGTGGAACAGGAAATCCGCGCGCAGCTGAGCCGGGCATTGAAACTCGGGCTGAAACCAACGCATATGGATTCGCACATGGGAACGCTTTTCGCGCATATTCCCTATCTGGAACGGTACATTAAAGTAGGGGCGGAATACGGCATTCCGGTCATGTTTCCCGGCGGAAATAACCAGCTTTTGAAGGAATGCCTGAACAATCCTTTGATCAAAAAGCTGAAAGCCGAAGGTAAATGGAAGGAAGGCATGGAACTGCCTGAACCCGAGATCACCAAACGCTCGGGCGAGTTTGGACAAAAAATCTGGGCGGCCGGCTTGCCTGTACTCGACGACCTCCACACGATCAGCGGCGACTGGAAACCGGAAGGCGACGACGTGACGCCCGCGGAATGGGGCAAGTACAAAGCACAGAAATTCATCGAAACGATCCGCAAAATGCAGCCCGGTGTGGCCATGATGATCGTTCATAGCAGCGACGTCACCGACGATTTCAAACACATCAGCGCGTCAGGAGGCTCGCGGTATGCGGATATGCTCTCCATGCTCGACCCGGAGCTGAAAAGCTTCATCCGGTCGGAAGGCATTATCCTGACCACCTGGAAAGAGCTAATGGAAAGAAGGAAAAAAGTTAATTAA